A genomic window from Sphingobacteriales bacterium includes:
- a CDS encoding tail fiber domain-containing protein: protein MRKITYLSLIILPALLLSCSKKSCESNNTGSIMIHNDGTNMPDGVADFYKGPTKLASVNKGETATVEGIFAGEFTLTVKQGADTIYQDVDTIIQCEVTHHTTSVYFPFSDKRLKKNIQPLTNVMEKISRLDLYSFEYNKSASKSFLPSGMHYGFMAQELKEVYPTFVQLNSDGYYSVNYQEMIPVLTKGLQEQQQQIEALKKEMAELKSILKQQQPVAMK, encoded by the coding sequence ATGAGAAAGATTACCTATTTATCACTGATTATTTTACCTGCATTATTGCTTTCATGCAGTAAAAAGAGTTGTGAAAGCAATAACACCGGAAGTATCATGATTCACAACGACGGAACTAATATGCCGGATGGCGTGGCAGATTTCTATAAAGGCCCCACCAAGCTTGCTTCGGTCAATAAAGGTGAAACAGCGACGGTAGAGGGTATTTTCGCAGGGGAATTTACATTAACCGTCAAACAAGGAGCAGATACCATCTATCAGGATGTTGACACCATCATTCAATGCGAAGTAACGCATCACACCACCAGTGTATATTTTCCCTTTTCTGACAAACGGTTAAAGAAAAACATCCAGCCGTTGACAAATGTGATGGAAAAAATAAGCCGACTCGATTTATACAGCTTTGAATACAACAAGTCAGCGAGCAAGTCATTCCTCCCTTCCGGAATGCATTATGGTTTTATGGCTCAGGAGTTAAAAGAAGTGTATCCGACATTCGTTCAGTTGAATTCAGACGGCTACTATTCCGTGAATTATCAGGAAATGATTCCGGTCCTGACAAAAGGTTTGCAGGAGCAGCAGCAGCAGATAGAAGCATTGAAAAAGGAAATGGCCGAACTGAAAAGCATACTGAAACAGCAGCAGCCAGTAGCGATGAAATAA
- a CDS encoding CDP-alcohol phosphatidyltransferase family protein, whose amino-acid sequence MSLLGEDKKQKGSIDRSRTNILRTIEQPTILFLCRIMPEFITPNMLTAIGMVGTAMVLAGFWMAASLHNKMYLFIAILGFAVNWFGDSLDGRIAYYRNIPRKWFGFTLDSIMDWISLVSMSAGYFIYVEPEYKILVFLFSSGYAWAMLMIHLRYKMTNVYTIDTGLFGPTETRIVICLVILLEIFFGGSIKIFSIVVTIMIFITDVIDTFKTIKVGDEKDKEEKRLQEAAVQN is encoded by the coding sequence ATGAGTTTATTAGGGGAAGACAAAAAACAGAAAGGTTCGATCGACAGAAGCCGTACCAATATACTTCGGACTATCGAGCAGCCAACCATCTTGTTTTTGTGCAGAATCATGCCGGAATTTATTACGCCCAATATGCTTACTGCCATTGGTATGGTCGGAACCGCAATGGTTTTAGCAGGTTTCTGGATGGCAGCCTCTCTGCATAATAAGATGTATCTCTTTATTGCCATTTTAGGATTTGCCGTCAACTGGTTCGGTGATTCACTGGATGGAAGAATAGCCTATTACAGAAATATTCCCAGAAAATGGTTTGGTTTCACCTTAGACAGTATCATGGACTGGATTTCACTGGTCAGTATGAGTGCGGGTTATTTTATTTATGTTGAACCTGAATACAAGATATTGGTTTTCCTGTTCAGCTCCGGCTATGCATGGGCTATGCTGATGATCCATTTGAGATATAAGATGACCAATGTCTATACGATAGATACAGGTTTGTTTGGCCCTACGGAAACACGTATCGTTATTTGCCTCGTGATATTACTGGAAATCTTCTTCGGAGGTTCCATCAAGATATTTTCTATCGTTGTAACCATCATGATTTTCATTACCGATGTGATTGATACTTTTAAAACCATAAAAGTTGGAGACGAAAAGGATAAGGAAGAAAAAAGGTTACAGGAAGCAGCAGTCCAAAATTAA
- a CDS encoding DinB family protein, with the protein MSSIIQSIMTLLSETATGNNWTGINTETALRGITAEQAVRRLNANHLNIAELAAHLTCWNKVIARRLNGENYQPGKEEDFPVINLLLETEWEALKTAFMESFVILETTLNSKEDNILNNPIFEGGTSAYRNLHGQISHLHYHMGQIVLLKKLL; encoded by the coding sequence ATGAGTAGCATTATTCAATCAATAATGACTTTACTAAGCGAAACTGCCACCGGCAATAACTGGACAGGTATTAATACAGAAACCGCGCTTCGTGGTATTACGGCGGAGCAGGCTGTCAGAAGATTAAATGCGAATCATCTCAATATCGCCGAACTGGCGGCTCATTTGACCTGTTGGAACAAGGTCATCGCACGGCGTCTGAACGGTGAAAATTACCAACCTGGAAAAGAAGAGGATTTTCCAGTGATTAATCTTCTTCTAGAAACGGAGTGGGAGGCACTTAAAACGGCATTCATGGAATCATTTGTTATACTTGAAACAACATTGAATTCAAAAGAAGACAATATCCTGAATAATCCCATCTTTGAAGGCGGAACATCCGCCTATCGCAATCTGCACGGACAGATTTCACATCTGCATTATCACATGGGGCAAATAGTATTGTTGAAGAAGTTACTATAA
- a CDS encoding imidazolonepropionase translates to MLITNIKYLVNVREENKLVRGNALAELPILGNAFLKIEDGKIADYGSMYDLAEEDFSQPVYDARGAAVLPSWCDSHTHLIYAATREDEFVDKLKGLSYAEIAAKGGGILNSAIKLNETSEEILLEQAQTRLHELMQLGTGAIEIKSGYGLSLEGELKMLRVIRQLKKSNPIPIKATFLGAHAFPEIFKQDRKKYIKLIIEEMLPAIAQDNLADFIDVFCEQGFFMQQETEQICLAGIEFGLRPKIHANQLFNSGGVQAGYHTHALSVDHLETIGEEEINILSQIDAPIATLLPTAAFFLRMQYPPARTLINNKAAIALASDYNPGSSPSGNMNFVVALSCIQMKMLPEEAINAATINAAHAMQVEDEMGSISRTKRANLIFTKPIPSIASLVYHFSSNQIDKIMQNGNFI, encoded by the coding sequence ATGCTCATAACCAACATAAAATATTTAGTCAACGTCCGGGAAGAAAATAAGCTGGTCCGCGGAAATGCATTGGCGGAACTGCCCATACTGGGAAATGCTTTTCTGAAAATTGAAGATGGCAAAATTGCAGATTATGGTTCCATGTATGACTTAGCTGAAGAAGATTTTTCTCAACCTGTTTACGATGCCCGAGGTGCTGCTGTTTTACCCAGCTGGTGCGACAGTCATACGCATCTTATATATGCCGCTACCCGTGAAGATGAGTTTGTTGATAAGCTTAAAGGGTTGTCGTATGCGGAAATTGCGGCAAAGGGAGGAGGTATCCTGAATTCAGCCATAAAACTAAATGAAACATCGGAAGAGATTTTACTCGAACAGGCACAAACAAGGCTACATGAATTGATGCAATTAGGTACAGGTGCTATCGAAATAAAAAGCGGTTACGGACTCAGCCTAGAGGGAGAATTGAAAATGCTCCGGGTTATACGTCAATTAAAGAAAAGTAATCCTATTCCCATCAAGGCGACTTTCTTAGGGGCACATGCATTTCCGGAAATATTTAAACAAGACAGAAAGAAATATATAAAGTTAATAATTGAAGAAATGCTGCCGGCAATCGCACAGGATAACCTGGCCGACTTTATTGATGTCTTTTGTGAACAGGGATTTTTTATGCAGCAGGAAACCGAGCAAATCTGTCTGGCGGGAATTGAATTTGGATTAAGGCCAAAGATACATGCCAACCAGTTGTTCAATTCCGGAGGAGTGCAGGCCGGATATCATACGCATGCCTTATCGGTGGATCATTTGGAAACCATCGGAGAGGAGGAAATTAATATTTTGTCTCAGATCGATGCTCCGATAGCCACGCTGTTGCCTACCGCAGCATTCTTTTTACGGATGCAATATCCTCCTGCGAGAACATTAATCAATAATAAAGCAGCGATAGCATTAGCTTCCGATTATAATCCTGGATCCTCTCCATCCGGCAATATGAATTTTGTAGTCGCGTTGAGCTGCATCCAGATGAAGATGTTACCGGAGGAAGCTATCAATGCAGCCACCATCAATGCCGCCCATGCCATGCAGGTGGAGGATGAAATGGGCAGCATATCCAGAACTAAAAGAGCGAACCTGATTTTTACAAAACCCATTCCTTCCATAGCATCCCTTGTTTATCATTTCTCTTCGAATCAGATTGATAAAATCATGCAGAATGGTAACTTTATATAA
- a CDS encoding GtrA family protein, which translates to MFKKEHIRTFGKAQFSAFVGGMSDYAIMIICTEIFKVYYAESIIISGLLGAIINFSINRYWTFQSKQTGLTTQLLKFYLVVLGSITLKSFGTYFITENFFIDYKISRILVDLVVSLGFNFTLQKFWVFKKEEQYQEA; encoded by the coding sequence ATGTTTAAGAAAGAACATATACGTACATTCGGAAAAGCGCAATTCTCTGCATTTGTAGGCGGGATGTCTGATTACGCCATCATGATTATCTGCACGGAGATTTTTAAGGTATATTATGCAGAGTCTATCATCATCAGTGGTTTGTTGGGAGCTATTATCAATTTCTCCATTAACCGGTACTGGACTTTCCAAAGTAAACAGACAGGCTTAACGACGCAGTTGTTGAAGTTTTATCTGGTAGTGCTGGGTAGCATTACACTGAAATCATTCGGCACCTATTTTATTACGGAAAACTTCTTCATAGATTATAAAATCAGCCGTATATTGGTAGATTTGGTCGTATCACTCGGGTTTAATTTTACGTTGCAGAAATTCTGGGTCTTCAAAAAAGAAGAACAATACCAGGAAGCTTAA
- the tilS gene encoding tRNA lysidine(34) synthetase TilS, with product MQQTIQSYIVKHHLCNSGTSILVACSGGVDSMVLADVLMRLNYNISIAHCNFQLRGEESDADELFLHDFARSHNLPFYRVKFDTKDYKRNNEVSTQMAARELRYKWFEQIRKENHYQCIVTAHHLDDQLETVLLNMTKGTGIKGLSGMQPKTGFVVRPLLEVSKQEIMAYANENNIPFREDSSNSTDVYQRNLIRHQVIPHLQKINPSIHNTVKEFINRMNDYVVLTEQFIETIRKKCYSENNGIAEIKMGYIKSHPAGQTILFHLLKEFGCNSDVVSQLFQSLNASGKLQSGKQFLSDSHRMVLDRKSLFIVPKIIGRENYLLCDKIPNQIIFNNYKIECSLLPVRELNIKTSHRYAYFDADKLELPLLIRYGKEGDYFYPFGMSKPKTPGKVGKKKLAKYFKDEKFSLLDKETTAVLFSGEKLIWLVGHRIDDRYKVTEKTKNVLKLILIDDDK from the coding sequence ATGCAACAGACAATACAATCATATATCGTCAAGCACCATTTATGCAACAGCGGTACTTCCATACTTGTTGCCTGCAGCGGCGGCGTGGATTCTATGGTGCTGGCAGATGTATTGATGAGACTAAACTATAACATTTCCATTGCGCATTGCAATTTTCAGTTGCGTGGTGAAGAAAGCGATGCGGATGAATTGTTTTTACACGACTTTGCACGGAGTCATAATTTGCCGTTTTACCGTGTGAAATTTGATACAAAAGACTACAAAAGGAATAATGAGGTATCCACACAAATGGCAGCGCGTGAGTTACGGTACAAATGGTTTGAGCAAATCCGGAAAGAAAATCACTATCAGTGTATTGTCACCGCTCATCACCTCGATGACCAGTTGGAAACGGTATTGCTGAATATGACCAAAGGCACCGGCATCAAAGGGCTTTCAGGTATGCAGCCTAAAACAGGATTTGTCGTTCGTCCATTGCTCGAAGTTTCCAAACAGGAGATTATGGCTTATGCAAATGAGAATAATATACCATTCAGGGAAGACAGTTCAAATTCAACGGATGTTTATCAGCGCAACCTCATCCGGCATCAGGTTATACCACACCTGCAAAAAATCAATCCATCCATACACAATACAGTTAAAGAGTTCATAAACCGCATGAATGATTATGTAGTGTTGACAGAGCAGTTTATCGAAACAATTAGAAAAAAATGTTACAGTGAAAATAATGGCATAGCTGAAATTAAGATGGGTTATATCAAGTCGCATCCTGCCGGACAAACTATCCTGTTCCATTTGTTGAAAGAATTTGGTTGCAATTCAGACGTTGTCAGTCAACTTTTCCAAAGTTTAAATGCTTCAGGAAAGCTGCAGAGCGGAAAGCAGTTTTTATCGGATTCACACCGCATGGTGCTGGATCGGAAAAGCCTTTTCATCGTTCCCAAAATTATAGGCCGGGAAAATTACCTGTTGTGCGATAAAATACCAAATCAGATTATTTTTAATAATTACAAGATAGAATGTTCTTTACTGCCGGTCCGCGAACTCAATATCAAGACTTCCCACAGGTACGCTTATTTCGATGCAGATAAACTGGAGTTGCCTTTATTGATCCGATATGGCAAAGAAGGGGATTATTTTTATCCGTTTGGTATGAGCAAGCCTAAAACACCGGGTAAGGTGGGGAAAAAGAAACTTGCCAAGTATTTTAAAGACGAAAAATTTTCCCTGCTCGACAAGGAAACAACGGCTGTACTTTTTTCAGGAGAAAAACTCATCTGGTTGGTAGGTCATCGCATAGATGACAGATATAAAGTTACTGAAAAAACAAAGAATGTCTTGAAACTGATTTTGATTGATGACGATAAATAA
- a CDS encoding formimidoylglutamase produces the protein MQNFSFFKKENHLAFTRTRNGEIKIGEKIKAVSNTRNWKKEMQNSAVRFVIVGIPEDIGVKANLGTGGTQTAWSSFLQAFFNMQHNPFLDAGQLLLLGYFDFSAYQKKTIDKPVEYLRDVVAAIDKQVADCIRQIVAAGKIPVIIGGGHNNAFGNIKGAAEGLFAAGKIKTPKINVINLDAHADFRALEGRHSGNGFSYAMQEGHLNKYGIVGLHENYMTQSMLERIQKNKNIQAHFYEDIAVRGKSTFSEAVSEVLQFTKTGYTGIEIDLDAMENVLSSAVSPAGFSLLQARQFVHQAAASNKIAYLHICEGASELDNGLKSSTTGKLIAYLVSDFMKAINVTYE, from the coding sequence ATGCAGAACTTCTCTTTCTTTAAAAAGGAAAATCACCTGGCGTTCACCAGAACCAGAAATGGTGAAATAAAAATAGGTGAGAAGATAAAGGCAGTTTCCAACACCCGAAACTGGAAGAAGGAAATGCAAAATTCTGCCGTAAGATTTGTTATTGTCGGCATTCCCGAAGATATCGGCGTGAAAGCAAATTTAGGAACAGGTGGGACACAAACGGCATGGTCCTCCTTTTTACAAGCCTTTTTCAATATGCAGCACAATCCGTTTCTGGATGCAGGACAATTGCTGCTGCTGGGGTATTTCGATTTTTCGGCATACCAGAAAAAAACAATTGACAAACCGGTGGAATACCTTCGCGATGTGGTGGCTGCGATAGACAAACAAGTTGCGGATTGTATCAGACAAATAGTGGCAGCCGGTAAAATTCCGGTTATCATCGGTGGTGGACATAACAATGCCTTTGGAAATATCAAAGGTGCTGCAGAAGGACTTTTTGCAGCCGGGAAAATAAAAACACCAAAGATCAATGTTATCAACCTGGATGCGCATGCAGATTTCCGTGCGCTGGAAGGCAGGCATTCCGGAAACGGCTTTTCGTATGCCATGCAGGAGGGTCATTTGAATAAATATGGGATAGTGGGGCTGCATGAAAATTATATGACACAATCCATGCTGGAACGGATTCAGAAGAATAAGAACATACAGGCACACTTTTATGAGGATATAGCCGTAAGAGGGAAAAGTACATTTTCAGAAGCGGTCAGTGAGGTGCTGCAGTTTACGAAAACAGGATATACGGGGATTGAAATAGATTTGGACGCAATGGAAAATGTATTGTCCAGTGCCGTTTCACCTGCCGGTTTTTCCCTGTTGCAGGCAAGACAGTTTGTCCATCAGGCAGCTGCCTCCAATAAAATCGCCTACCTGCATATTTGCGAAGGTGCGTCAGAATTAGACAATGGTCTGAAATCTTCCACCACCGGAAAATTAATTGCTTACCTGGTCAGTGATTTCATGAAAGCAATAAATGTAACCTATGAGTAG
- a CDS encoding T9SS type A sorting domain-containing protein — protein sequence MAQVEIRSKQNTFIILNIIDMKGSLLETKAITNTKGVVNTSFDVSKLAKGNYLLNLYDEEGTASYPFVVN from the coding sequence TTGGCACAAGTGGAGATACGTTCAAAACAGAATACTTTCATAATATTGAATATTATAGATATGAAAGGCAGTTTACTGGAAACTAAAGCTATAACTAATACTAAAGGAGTAGTTAATACATCTTTTGACGTAAGTAAATTGGCTAAAGGAAATTATTTGCTAAACTTATATGATGAAGAAGGAACGGCAAGCTATCCGTTTGTAGTTAATTAA
- a CDS encoding urocanate hydratase, producing MSLQTFLQQYAAHPSYKAPRGNTLNAKSWQTEAPLRMLLNNLDAEVAENPAELVVYGGIGQAARNVPALQKIIELLLDLDENHSLLVQSGKPVGIVRTHPQAPRVLIANSNLVPKWATWEHFYQLREKGLMMYGQMTAGSWIYIGSQGIVQGTYETFVECGRQHFNGELKGKLLVSSGLGGMGGAQPLAAVMAGATYLGADVNKASIQKRLNTKYIDYMFESYEEARDKALEAKAKGEAISIGVVMDAGDLLQRLLDDNIIPDILSDQTSAHDPLNGYVPHDITFDEALLLRKSNPALYTDKAIASMARHVRLMLKHKDRGAVTFDYGNNIRAFAKEGGVENAFDFHGFTPLYIRPLFCEGKGPFRWVALSGDPQDIYETDKALMELFPENTGMVNWIQHAQQRISFQGLPARICWLGLGGREKAGLLFNDLVRKGIVKAPIVIGRDHLDCGSVASPNRETESMLDGSDAVSDWTLLNLMSNTAGGAAWVSFHHGGGVGMGYSQHAGMVVLADGTDRADECLRRVLFNDPAMGIFRHADAGYENAKQTGERFGINI from the coding sequence ATGTCATTACAAACCTTTTTGCAGCAATATGCCGCACATCCTTCCTATAAGGCTCCGCGTGGCAATACGTTAAATGCAAAATCCTGGCAGACGGAAGCGCCACTGCGTATGCTGCTGAATAATTTAGATGCAGAAGTGGCAGAAAATCCTGCAGAATTGGTGGTATACGGCGGTATTGGTCAGGCAGCGCGCAACGTGCCGGCCCTGCAAAAAATTATCGAGTTGCTTTTAGATCTGGATGAGAATCATTCACTGCTGGTGCAGAGTGGAAAACCGGTAGGCATTGTGCGTACGCATCCGCAGGCGCCACGCGTATTAATTGCAAATTCTAACTTAGTTCCGAAATGGGCAACCTGGGAACATTTTTATCAATTGCGTGAAAAAGGATTGATGATGTACGGGCAAATGACAGCAGGTTCCTGGATTTACATCGGTTCACAGGGCATTGTGCAAGGCACCTACGAAACGTTTGTAGAGTGCGGACGACAGCATTTTAACGGAGAGTTGAAAGGGAAATTACTCGTAAGTTCCGGACTCGGTGGTATGGGTGGCGCACAGCCGCTCGCAGCCGTGATGGCAGGGGCAACCTATCTCGGTGCTGATGTCAATAAAGCGAGCATTCAAAAACGACTTAATACAAAATACATCGATTACATGTTCGAGTCGTATGAGGAAGCGCGCGACAAGGCATTAGAGGCGAAAGCGAAAGGCGAAGCAATTTCCATTGGTGTGGTGATGGATGCAGGTGATTTGTTACAGCGTCTGTTAGACGATAATATTATTCCGGATATCTTATCCGATCAGACTTCTGCGCACGATCCGTTGAATGGTTACGTGCCGCATGATATTACATTTGATGAAGCTTTGTTGTTGCGAAAATCAAATCCGGCTTTATATACGGATAAAGCGATTGCCAGTATGGCACGTCATGTGCGATTGATGCTGAAACATAAGGACAGAGGTGCGGTTACATTTGACTACGGGAATAATATCCGTGCGTTTGCAAAGGAAGGCGGAGTGGAGAATGCATTTGATTTTCACGGGTTCACACCCTTATACATTCGACCCTTGTTTTGCGAAGGTAAAGGTCCTTTTCGTTGGGTTGCACTTAGTGGAGACCCACAGGATATTTACGAAACGGACAAAGCATTGATGGAATTATTTCCGGAAAATACAGGAATGGTTAACTGGATACAACATGCACAGCAAAGAATTTCGTTTCAGGGATTGCCGGCGCGTATCTGCTGGCTTGGTTTAGGGGGACGCGAAAAAGCCGGATTGTTATTCAATGACCTGGTCCGAAAAGGTATCGTAAAAGCGCCGATTGTGATTGGTCGAGACCACCTGGATTGCGGTAGTGTTGCCTCACCGAACAGGGAAACGGAAAGTATGCTGGACGGCAGCGATGCGGTGAGTGACTGGACCTTGCTGAATCTGATGAGCAATACTGCCGGAGGGGCAGCCTGGGTGAGTTTTCATCATGGTGGTGGCGTTGGCATGGGTTATTCTCAGCATGCCGGAATGGTTGTTTTAGCAGATGGCACAGACAGAGCGGATGAATGTTTGCGCAGGGTTTTATTCAACGATCCTGCTATGGGAATTTTCCGACATGCCGATGCCGGCTATGAAAATGCAAAACAAACAGGAGAAAGGTTTGGGATAAATATTTAA
- the hutH gene encoding histidine ammonia-lyase: MSVFKYGTDTLTVAKAIQLSEGKLKGIIDEATKVKIQKSQQDVQHILVNTDTVYGINTGFGILSDKKISEEDTLTLQYKILQSHSVGVGNPIPVQIAKFMLITKLQALAQGFSGVQLSTLERILWHIDNDVIPVVPEKGSVGASGDLAPLAHLCLPLIGLGEVFFKDSIIKTSEFFQKENLQAIALGPKEGLALINGTQFILSYAIADVQRMHNCLEVADIIGAMSLEALQGTKAPFDERLHNLRPFKGNQLVAQRLRLLLSHSEIMNSHEDCDRVQDPYSLRCMPQVHGASRNAWLHLKELTEIELNAVTDNPIIFSADDTISGGNFHGQPLALPLDYCCFAAAELGNISDRRCYLLLEGKFGLPMLLLNEVGLNSGFMIPQYTTAALVTENKTLCFPASADSIPTSLGQEDHVSMGSISGRKLYQILDNLEYILAIELMSACQAIEFRRPLKSSALLETAHDFVRQTVSFANEDRIFADDINAIKKIISDFSFMRHVNKAANKNQMKLNEKYPDFELY, translated from the coding sequence ATGTCAGTTTTCAAATACGGTACAGATACACTCACAGTTGCCAAAGCCATTCAGCTGTCTGAAGGTAAGTTGAAGGGAATCATTGACGAAGCGACCAAAGTGAAGATTCAGAAATCTCAGCAGGACGTACAGCATATCCTGGTAAACACCGACACCGTTTATGGTATCAATACGGGTTTTGGCATCTTATCCGATAAAAAAATATCGGAAGAAGATACCCTTACCCTGCAATATAAGATTCTGCAGTCGCACAGCGTGGGCGTGGGCAATCCTATTCCCGTACAGATTGCGAAATTCATGCTGATAACCAAACTTCAGGCACTTGCGCAGGGTTTTTCAGGAGTCCAGCTATCTACCTTAGAACGAATCTTGTGGCATATTGATAACGATGTGATTCCCGTAGTTCCGGAAAAGGGTAGTGTGGGCGCAAGCGGAGATTTAGCACCATTGGCACATTTGTGTTTACCGTTGATTGGCTTAGGCGAAGTTTTTTTTAAAGATAGTATTATTAAAACAAGTGAATTTTTTCAGAAAGAAAACTTACAAGCTATCGCACTCGGCCCAAAGGAAGGATTGGCGCTGATTAACGGAACGCAGTTTATCCTATCCTACGCCATTGCAGATGTGCAGCGCATGCACAATTGTCTCGAAGTGGCTGATATTATTGGTGCCATGAGCCTGGAAGCCCTGCAGGGAACCAAAGCGCCGTTTGATGAACGTTTGCATAATTTGCGACCGTTCAAAGGAAATCAGCTGGTGGCTCAACGATTACGGTTGCTGTTAAGCCATTCAGAAATCATGAACAGCCATGAAGATTGCGATCGTGTACAGGACCCTTACAGTTTGCGCTGCATGCCGCAGGTGCATGGTGCTTCACGAAACGCCTGGCTGCATCTCAAAGAGTTGACCGAAATTGAACTGAATGCGGTGACGGATAATCCGATTATTTTTAGTGCAGACGACACCATCAGCGGCGGTAATTTTCACGGACAGCCGCTGGCATTGCCTTTGGATTACTGCTGTTTTGCGGCAGCAGAACTGGGAAATATATCCGACAGAAGATGTTATCTGTTGCTGGAAGGAAAATTCGGATTGCCCATGCTGCTGCTGAATGAAGTGGGATTGAACTCCGGATTTATGATTCCGCAGTATACGACGGCTGCCTTGGTGACAGAAAATAAAACACTTTGTTTCCCGGCAAGCGCGGATAGCATTCCGACTTCACTGGGACAGGAAGACCATGTGAGCATGGGTAGTATCAGCGGACGGAAACTCTATCAGATCTTAGATAACCTGGAATATATTTTAGCAATAGAATTAATGAGTGCATGCCAGGCGATAGAATTCCGAAGACCTTTAAAAAGTTCAGCCTTATTGGAAACGGCACACGATTTTGTCCGTCAAACCGTTTCTTTTGCCAATGAAGACAGGATTTTCGCTGACGATATCAACGCGATAAAAAAGATAATCTCAGATTTTTCATTCATGCGGCATGTGAATAAAGCAGCGAATAAGAATCAGATGAAACTGAATGAAAAATATCCCGATTTTGAATTGTATTGA
- a CDS encoding FAD-binding protein produces MKSQENYKFVNWAKNIRSEVRNYFQPETEEEIIALVKQYDKIRLVGTGHSWSDICDTGEVLINLDEYDKIISIDKANKIVKTQAGIKIWQLNQLLDKEGLALKNLGSIDRQSITGAISTGTHGSGIDFQILGSQLLEFSLIKADGTKVIVNKEKDTELFNACVVNLGCLGVISDVTIQAVEAFNLHDHTTTVPFDEVIKNLDEYLKSNDHFKLWWLPPTDDIIVFRYQRTQEKTNDSRLRQFLKDELLSVVVYRLMVFIAKLFPALAKPINRLLTWNMKGPLDRIEKSYKVYIVPEPPLHRETEWTFELSKAKEILSAYKKFITENKYNLNFIQEIRFTKGDDFWLSAAYQRDALWLGLYSYEHENWDKILSEYEEFAQQFNGRPHWGKEFNVGKEYLQQQYPKYKEFVQLRHQMDPDKKFVNKYIERLFC; encoded by the coding sequence ATGAAGAGTCAAGAGAATTATAAGTTTGTCAATTGGGCAAAAAATATCCGGTCGGAGGTGCGTAATTATTTTCAACCCGAAACGGAAGAGGAAATCATCGCACTGGTTAAACAATATGACAAAATCCGCCTGGTTGGTACCGGACATTCCTGGTCGGATATCTGTGATACCGGTGAAGTTCTTATCAACCTGGATGAGTATGACAAAATTATCAGTATCGATAAGGCCAACAAGATAGTCAAGACACAGGCCGGTATCAAAATCTGGCAGCTCAATCAATTGCTGGATAAGGAAGGATTAGCTCTGAAGAATTTAGGCTCCATTGACCGTCAGTCCATCACAGGTGCCATCTCTACCGGTACACACGGCAGCGGCATTGATTTTCAGATTTTAGGTTCGCAATTGCTGGAGTTCAGTTTGATAAAAGCGGACGGCACGAAAGTGATTGTCAATAAGGAAAAAGATACGGAACTGTTCAATGCCTGTGTGGTGAATCTGGGTTGTCTGGGTGTCATTTCCGATGTGACGATACAGGCTGTTGAGGCATTTAATTTACATGATCATACAACGACCGTACCATTCGATGAGGTTATTAAAAACCTGGATGAGTACCTGAAAAGTAACGACCATTTTAAACTCTGGTGGCTGCCGCCTACGGATGATATTATAGTTTTTCGTTATCAGCGTACACAGGAAAAAACCAATGACAGCCGTTTGCGTCAATTCCTGAAAGATGAATTGTTGTCGGTGGTGGTATATCGACTGATGGTGTTCATTGCAAAACTATTTCCGGCCTTGGCAAAACCCATCAATCGCCTGCTGACCTGGAATATGAAGGGGCCCCTGGACAGGATTGAAAAAAGCTATAAGGTGTACATTGTTCCGGAACCGCCGTTGCACCGTGAAACGGAATGGACTTTTGAATTGTCGAAAGCAAAAGAGATTCTGAGTGCTTATAAGAAGTTTATTACTGAAAATAAATACAACCTCAATTTTATTCAGGAAATCCGTTTCACCAAAGGCGATGATTTCTGGTTGAGTGCAGCTTATCAACGTGATGCCTTGTGGTTAGGCTTGTATAGCTACGAACACGAAAACTGGGACAAGATATTAAGCGAATACGAGGAGTTTGCACAGCAGTTCAACGGCCGGCCGCACTGGGGGAAAGAGTTTAATGTGGGCAAGGAATATCTGCAGCAGCAATACCCGAAATATAAGGAATTTGTGCAGTTACGGCATCAGATGGATCCCGATAAGAAATTTGTCAATAAGTATATTGAACGATTATTTTGCTAA